The DNA window TGAATTTATTTCAATAGCAACTTGGCTAATAGATCACAAAATGAAAGAAATGTTCTCACACCAATACCGGTGGCAACTGCGGCGTGAGATTATTTTTTTCCTGTGTCGCCGCACCCAATAAAGCGTAACCGAGCAATTGACCTACTTCATCCCGATATAGCGCTTTCACACCATTTTGATCGGCTTCCACATGCCATTCACCTTTTATATTGAAATCCGGCGGCGAAACCACGGCAGGACAGGCTGGTGTTTTCACGATCACCGGCATCGCCGGATAACGAACCTGAGTCGGATTACCTGCAAGTGTCGCCGCTAAAGCTCGGGCTGCATGCGTGATCGGCATCACAAAAGGCAGCACTTTCCCTGCCACCTCAGCGCAATCACCCAAAGCATAAATGCCGTCACACTGTGTTTGCAGCAAACGATTGACGACTATGCCGCGATTAACTTGGATACCGGCTGATGCGGCCAGTTGCGTGCGCGCACGCAAGCCAACTGCGGACAGTACGATATCGGATTCGATCGGCTCGCCACTGGTAAACGTTAAACGCAGCCTTTCTTGCGCTTGATCGATCGATTGTGTGGTTGCATTCAAATGAAAAACCACACCCGCTGCTTCCAGCTTCTGCCGTATAAAAGCTCCGCCCGCTGGAGGCAACAGCCGTCCCAGCGGTTGCGCGCTGATGTCGATCACATCCACCTGATAACCGGCTATTGCCAGATCGTTGGCAAATTCGCAGCCGATCAGGCCTGCACCGATAATACTGACCCGTTTCTTACCGCTTAGCGCGTCACGAAATTTTTTATAATCATCGAGATCATTAACCGTTAATATTTTTGCCACGCCATCACCCGACAACGGCAAATGAATTTGATCGGCACCTAATGCCAAAACCAGCCGGTCATAGCTTATTCTTTCACCACCGGTCAGTACCGCTGCACGTTCCGCTTGATCAATTGCGGTCACGCGGCAATGCGGGCGGATGGAAATTTTTAATTGTGATGCCATTTGTACCGCATCGCCATTTAAAATGGATTCGGGAATTTTCCCGGATGCCAGTGCATTTGACAACATAGGTTTGGAATAGAAACCACCGTGATCAGCCGATAGCATGACAACCGCAAGTTCGGTATTCAGCTTGCGCAATTCACGCGCCACCGCATAGCCGGCTAATCCGCTTCCCACAATAACTACTGGATTTCCCATTAACTCAGATCTCCTCCAGGTCAAAATCCACAATACGTATATTCTTGATCACCGATACATTCATCATCGCTAAGACAAGCCGCAATCGCATTAAAATCTTTTCGTTTCATTTTCCTGAGCTGACAAAAAAACAAGGCACACTGATTACTGAAGCATTACTCCGAATCAATGTGCCTTTATTACGATCTACGATGTCAGTTCAGGGATGCAATCCACATCCAGAAACAAAGGAACTGCGCTATATTACTTGGCCTCGTCCTTGTTGTTCACCAGGCTTGTACGTCTTTGCAAATAAGCGTCACGCACGAATTCGTACTTATCCAGTGCGGCTTCCTCAAGCGTTTTATCATGTTCCAGGTGCCGCGCACGCAAGTGGATGGTTCTTGCAGCGCCAATTGGCACACGCACTGCTGTTGAATTGATATAAGCGACGTTATTCACGAAAATCCCTGTAACCCCTTGGGTGATAGGATCAAATATGAAACTATCGACAGCGAGACCGACCGTATCACGAACTGAGCTTGGTCCCAAGAAAGGGAGCACAATATAAGGTCCACTAGCAATACCATAGCGGCCCAATGTCTGACCAAAATCTTCATTACGCTTATTGAGATTGACATCGCTCACGGCACTGATGTCGCTGGCAATATCGATCATACCGAACATACCAAAGGTAGTATTAACGAACAATCGCGCGCTACTGGCCAATGCGCTCTCGTAATTCAATTGCAGGACGGAGTTAGCTATCACGACCACTTCGTTCACATTGGAGAACATATTGCCGAGTATCATTTCAATCGGATCAGGTGTAACAATCTTATATCCTCTGGCAACCGGATCCATGACATTGTGATAGAACACTTCATTGAAATTGAAAACTGCACGGTTCATGGATTCCAGAGGATCATTCACACCATTCTGGTTGTTGCCGTTTGCACTTAACGTCTTCGTTGAAGCACAACCCGTTAAAAACAAACTAGAAACCAGAATAGCGACAGCTATGGAACGGATAATATTAATCATGTTCTTATTTCTTTTAGTAAAAATTCGGTCGATCTTGCCATATTTATACGATTGATTCAATACACCCTCGCACAAAGTATGCCGTTTTGTTCAGGCAATCATGCATCCATACTGCACGGAATAATTAGAAAGCTGCCAATTAATCAGATACCCCGCGTTCAATATACGGTAGATTATGCCAGGACTAAATAAAGTATCCATTCAGCAATAGAATGGACAAAATGATGCAATTCTCCGGTTAAGCCGTTTCCATTCCGCTATGGCGCAATAACGCATCCAATTC is part of the Gammaproteobacteria bacterium genome and encodes:
- a CDS encoding FAD-dependent oxidoreductase; translated protein: MGNPVVIVGSGLAGYAVARELRKLNTELAVVMLSADHGGFYSKPMLSNALASGKIPESILNGDAVQMASQLKISIRPHCRVTAIDQAERAAVLTGGERISYDRLVLALGADQIHLPLSGDGVAKILTVNDLDDYKKFRDALSGKKRVSIIGAGLIGCEFANDLAIAGYQVDVIDISAQPLGRLLPPAGGAFIRQKLEAAGVVFHLNATTQSIDQAQERLRLTFTSGEPIESDIVLSAVGLRARTQLAASAGIQVNRGIVVNRLLQTQCDGIYALGDCAEVAGKVLPFVMPITHAARALAATLAGNPTQVRYPAMPVIVKTPACPAVVSPPDFNIKGEWHVEADQNGVKALYRDEVGQLLGYALLGAATQEKNNLTPQLPPVLV
- a CDS encoding VacJ family lipoprotein, coding for MINIIRSIAVAILVSSLFLTGCASTKTLSANGNNQNGVNDPLESMNRAVFNFNEVFYHNVMDPVARGYKIVTPDPIEMILGNMFSNVNEVVVIANSVLQLNYESALASSARLFVNTTFGMFGMIDIASDISAVSDVNLNKRNEDFGQTLGRYGIASGPYIVLPFLGPSSVRDTVGLAVDSFIFDPITQGVTGIFVNNVAYINSTAVRVPIGAARTIHLRARHLEHDKTLEEAALDKYEFVRDAYLQRRTSLVNNKDEAK